The genomic DNA ATCCGCTACGAGGGCCCCAAGGGCGGCCCCGGCATGCAGGAGATGCTCTACCCGACCTCGTTCCTCAAGGGCAAGGGCCTCGGCAAGGCGTGCGCCCTGGTCACCGACGGCCGCTTCTCCGGCGGCACCTCCGGTCTGTCGATCGGCCACGCCTCTCCGGAGGCCGCCGAGGGCGGCACGATCGCCCTGGTCGAGGACGGTGACATCATCGACATCGACATCCCGGCCCGCAAGCTGGAGCTCCGTGTTCCGGAGGCCGAGCTGCAGGTCCGCCGCGAGCGGCTGCTGGCCGACCTCGGCGGCTACCGCCCGCGCGACCGCGAGCGGCCGGTCAGCGCGGCCCTGCAGGCCTACGCGGCCATGACCACGTCCGCCTCCACGGGCGCCTCCCGCGACCTGAGCCAGCTGTCGCGCTGACGTCCGCTTTGCCGCGCGAACGGGCCTGCCGCCATCTCTGGTGGCAGGCCCGTTCCTTCCATGCAGGCCGTCATCCGGGCGGGCGACACGTAGCGACCGATCATCCCGGACGGGCGACACCTAACGACCGATCACCCCAAACACGCGACACCTAACGACCGATCACCCCAAACGCGCGGCACGTAGCAGCCGGTCGTCGGTCCGGCGGGCGGCGGGCGTGGCTCGTGTTGCCCGCTGAGCGGCCTCATCAGGGCGTGCCGGCGTAGCGGGCGGCGAGCTCGGTGCCGATGCGGGCCAGCTCCAACCGGACCGGAGCAGGTTCGAGCACCTCGACCAGCGCGCCCCAGCCGGCGAGCTGCCTGGCGATGTCCAGCGGTGTGGGCGCCCCGACGCGGACCCTGGCCCGCCCGTGCTCGTCGCGTTCGTGCTCGACCTGGCAGTGCCGTCCGAAGTGGTCGCGCAGCACCGGGACGAACCTGGTCTCGATGAGCACGGTCGCCCAGGTGCGTGACCGCCGCTGCTCCACCTCGCCGACGACCTCCTGCCACGCGGCGGCGAGGGTGAAGTCGTCGGGCCGCTCGGCGGGCTCGCCGGTCGGCTCGGCCTCGACGATCCGATCGACCCTGAACGTCCGCTGCCCGCGCTCGGTCCCGGCGAGCAGATACCAGACCTCGTCCTTGTCGACCAGACCCCACGGGTCCACCAGCCGTTCGGTCTGCTCCCGGGTGCGGCCGGCGTAGGTCAGGCGGACCTTGCGCCGGTGGACCACGGCGGCCTGCAGCCGGTCCACCATCTCGGGCCGGCGGCGGTCGCGCTCGCCCCAGCGGGTCGGGTCGATCATGGTGGCGCTCGCGGCGGCCTCGGCGTCGGCCCGGAACGGCCGCGGCAGCGCCCGTACGAGCTTGCGCAGCGCCGCCTTGGCCTCCTCCGAGATGGCGGCGGCCGGGCCGACGAGCAGGAACAGCGCCTGCGCCTCCGTCGCCGACAGGCCGCTGAGGTCGGTACGGGCGCCCCCGAGCAGCGACCAGCCGCCACCGCGTCCGGGCTGTGGGTACACCGGGATGCCCGCCGCGGACAGCGCCTCCAGGTCCCGGCGCGCCGTGGCGACGGAGACCTCCAGCTCGGCGGCCAGTTCGGCGGCGGTCACGCGGCCACGGGACTGCATGAGCAGAAGGGCGGCGATGAGACGGTCAGCTCGCATGTCTCCAGATTCGCCGAAAAAGTGCTCATTCGGTGAGCACTTTCCACGAAAGGATGGTTCTCATCAGCGACCGGAGAAAGGGACACCACCCATGCTGCGAGGAATCGCCACCGTCAACTTCTGGGCCGACGACCTGGAGGCCGCCAAGAACTGGTACGTCGAGCTGCTGGGCGTCGAGCCGTACTTCGAGCGCCCCGGCAACGGTCAGCCGGCCGCCTACTACGAGTTCCGGATCGGCGACTACCAGGCCGAACTCGGCCTCATCGACCGCCGGTACGCCCCGCCGAACGCGGCCACCGCTCCCGGCGGCGCCGTCACCCACTGGCACGTCGACGACGTGCAGGGCGTCCTGGACCGGCTGCTGGCCATGGGGGCCACTCCGCACACGCCACTCACCGAGTACGGCCCCGGTTTCGTCGCCGCCTCCGTGGTCGACCCGTTCGGCAACGTGCTGGGCATCATGTACAACCAGCACTACCTGGAGGTTCTGGGCCGATGATGCACTTCGCGGACGCCGCCGAGTGGGAGTCGTGGCTGGCCGGTCACCACGGGGACGAGGGCGGGGCCTGGCTCAGGATCGCCAGGAAGGGGTCGCCGATCGCCGCGGTCACGATCGAGCAGGCGCTGGAGGTCGCGCTCTGCTATGGCTGGATCGACAGCCACCGCAGGTCCCATGACGAGCACTCGTTCCTGCAGCGCTACTCGCGCCGCCGCAAGGGCAGCCCCTGGTCGCGGGTGAACGTCGAGCGCGTGGAGGCGCTGACCGCCGCCGGGCGCATGCGTCCGGCCGGGCTGGCGGAGGTCGCCGCCGCCCGGGCGGACGGCCGGTGGGACGCGGCCTACGCCGCCCAGCGCGACGCCGACGTCCCGCCCGACCTGGCCGAGGCGCTGGCGGCCCACCCACGGGCGGCGGCCCGCTTCGAGGCGCTCGGCAGGACCGGCCGCTACCGGCTGATCCTGCCGCTGCTGAAGGCCAGGACCCCCGCCGGCCGCGCCGGCCGCCTGCAGAAGACGATCTCCGGCCTGCTGGGGTGAGGCGGTCGTCCTCCCGCCGGCGATGAGTCTCGCCGCAGCCAGTGGTCTGATGGACGAAGGGGCCGCCCACGCAGGAGCGTGATCATGTCTGCGGAGCGCAAAGGAAGGTGAGCGACCGGCCGGAGGCGCTGGACAAGGGGTTCGCGGCCACTCTGCTGAGGAGCCCGGGCAAGGGCGGCTGGACGTATGTGGTGATGCCCGGGTCGGCCGCCTTCTTCGGGAGGC from Nonomuraea muscovyensis includes the following:
- a CDS encoding helix-turn-helix transcriptional regulator, with translation MRADRLIAALLLMQSRGRVTAAELAAELEVSVATARRDLEALSAAGIPVYPQPGRGGGWSLLGGARTDLSGLSATEAQALFLLVGPAAAISEEAKAALRKLVRALPRPFRADAEAAASATMIDPTRWGERDRRRPEMVDRLQAAVVHRRKVRLTYAGRTREQTERLVDPWGLVDKDEVWYLLAGTERGQRTFRVDRIVEAEPTGEPAERPDDFTLAAAWQEVVGEVEQRRSRTWATVLIETRFVPVLRDHFGRHCQVEHERDEHGRARVRVGAPTPLDIARQLAGWGALVEVLEPAPVRLELARIGTELAARYAGTP
- a CDS encoding VOC family protein, with the protein product MLRGIATVNFWADDLEAAKNWYVELLGVEPYFERPGNGQPAAYYEFRIGDYQAELGLIDRRYAPPNAATAPGGAVTHWHVDDVQGVLDRLLAMGATPHTPLTEYGPGFVAASVVDPFGNVLGIMYNQHYLEVLGR
- a CDS encoding YdeI/OmpD-associated family protein, coding for MMHFADAAEWESWLAGHHGDEGGAWLRIARKGSPIAAVTIEQALEVALCYGWIDSHRRSHDEHSFLQRYSRRRKGSPWSRVNVERVEALTAAGRMRPAGLAEVAAARADGRWDAAYAAQRDADVPPDLAEALAAHPRAAARFEALGRTGRYRLILPLLKARTPAGRAGRLQKTISGLLG